Proteins found in one Elephas maximus indicus isolate mEleMax1 chromosome 11, mEleMax1 primary haplotype, whole genome shotgun sequence genomic segment:
- the HAMP gene encoding hepcidin, whose product MSQGKGEGAQHPRPSSRSHKSDCHWTPDTEQVLDSTAGQPGRHAVAMNIQIQAACLLLLLLASLTSGSVLPHQTKQLADLQAQDSAEAKASLTSVIQRRRSRDTHFPICMFCCGCCHRSKCGMCCKT is encoded by the exons ATGAGTCAGGGCAAAGGGGAGGGGGCTCAGCACCCCCGCCCCTCCAGCAGGTCCCATAAAAGTGACTGTCACTGGACCCCAGACACGGAGCAAGTCCTGGACTCAACAGCAGGACAGCCAGGCAGACACGCAGTGGCAATGAACATTCAGATCCAGGCTGCCtgcctcctgctcctcctcctcgcCAGCCTGACCAGCGGCTCGGTCCTCCCCCACCAG ACAAAACAGCTTGCAGACCTCCAGGCCCAGGACTCAGCTGAAGCCAAGGCCAGCTTGACG TCTGTGATCCAGAGGCGAAGGAGCCGAGACACCCACTTCCCCATCTGCATGTTCTGCTGCGGCTGCTGTCACAGATCCAAGTGTGGGATGTGCTGCAAGACATAg